tatatattttagtctCTTCAAGAAAATGAAGAGGAGGAGATTGGGAacctagagcttgcctgggatatgctggatttagcaaagatcatttttaaaaggtaaaacttTTGGTGCTTCTAGGCTCAGGTTGGGTGCCTGGTGGTTGAATAGAAAGCAGTTTAGAGTTAGACAAGTATTATTAAAGGTTCTGAATAACTTTCCTTCTTTTAGGCAAGAAACAAAGGAAGCTCAGCTTTATGCTGCACAGGCACATCTTAAACTTGGAGAAGTTAGTGTTGAGTCTGgtaatatattttccattttactcTCTCCTCTTCTAATCGCCCCCCTCCCTCATTCTTCCTCAGTAGATTTCGTAGAATTCAGCCTGACAGATGAAGTTGGGTGGTTGGCTTTAAAAAGACAGTAGCTTGGGTTCCCTATTTTCCCTAGAACAATCTTCTTCTAAATGATATTCTAAAGTAGAGTaggttttcttaagatcattttacattctttatAGTCAAGGGTCTTGGAGatattacaaacaaaaataaaatgtaaaatagggGAGCATTCTTACAGAGTGGGTCTGAATTCTAGAAGTACTTTATATTAAATGTGGTCCatttatttgctcttctttttctctacattAGAGAACTATATCCAAGCTGTGGAGGAGTTCCAGGCTTGCCTAAACCTGCAAGAGCAGTACCTGGAAGCCCACGACCGTCTCCTTGCAGAGACCCACTACCAGCTGGGCTTGGCCTATGGGTACAACTCTCAGTATGATGAGGCAGTGGCACAGTTCAGCAAATCTATTGAAGTCATTGAGAAGAGAATGGGTGAGTGAGCACCAGCTGCTTCATGATTATGTTGATGGATCCAGTAATTGATAagtattaaaacattaaaaaaagtatcCTCTTGTACTGATCACTGAACTGATCTTTACCTGTTCTTTGTAGCTGTACTAAATGAGCGGATGAAGGAGGCTGAAGGATCACCTACTGAATATGAGAAAGAAATTGAGGAGTTGAAGGAACTGCTACCTGAAATTAGAGAGAAGATAGAAGATGCAAAGGAGTCCCAGCATAGTGGGAATGTAGCCGAATTGGCTCTGAAAGCTACTCTGGTTGGTTCCATTTCCCTTTAAAGTTTTGATAATAGCATGTTTAGTACTGTTAAGGTTCCATTTGCTAGGAAGTTTTCATCATGAGTTGGTGATCGGAGGGAATGTGAGAACTCATCTAATTATTCCTATTAAATAGTATAGTGGGTAGCAGAATATgccctggagccagactgtcGAGGTTTTAATTCCATCTCTACTACAAGTTATTTTCATCTCTGAGAACTCCTCTGTATAGATTAGTGAGGCATGGAGGGCTTTTAATCCCAAAATGCCTGGCTCTGCTTTTGGCTACCAGGATGTCAGGGAACTTTTTACCCTGCAGTTAGGATATGGAGGGTTAGTTTAATATCTACACTCTGCCCGTGCCCTAGGTGGGGAGTGAGTGGACGTAagtgggtggggtggagtggATGATCTTGCTACTGCTTTATGGAGGCCACTAGCACTTCAGATCTTAATTAGGTACTTAGATGATGGGTACCTGTTTTAAGACTGTGGGTGACCTTGGTTCTATCCTGGAACCCATCTGGGTTTGTCATCTCTCACACAGGTGGAGAGCTCTACTTCAGGTTTTACTCCTAGTGGAGGAGGCTCTTCAGTCTCCATGGTGGGTATTGaggtgtatttttcattttatggtgTCGGTGTTGGCCTGGTATAGCTTGTACATTGCTAACAAAGACTTCTTTTTTGCCAGATTGGCAGTAGAAAGCCAACAGATGGTGCTTCCTCATCAAATTGTGTGACTGATATTTCTCACCTTGTCAGAAAGAAGGTAAACCTACAACTGCATGGTTGTTTCTTTTCTACCTtttcccagtcttttttttttcttttggttgcaaaTGATACATGAGGAATACTTTTGCTATACCTCCTAATAGTTGAAGCAATAAAATTTTGCAAAGGTGATGAGGATTTGTGAGTGAAGATATTAATTGAAGACCTCTTCAGCAAACTCTGGCCTATTCTTAGCCCGAGGACTATTAAGAAAGCTGCTGAGAAGGATTGGTCAGATGAGTCGATTTTAGGAAGTTTTCTTTGATAGCAGTCATTCAGCAGCAGGCCTGCTGATACTTAAATTCCTGTGAGTCTGCCTTCTGCCTGTAGTTCCAATAGTTCTTTTCTGTTGGGGGAGAGAGTTAACTCATGCTTTGTTTCCTAACTCAAATATAAGAATTCAAATATACTTTGGTTACAGTTCATATCtactcctcacccccaccctaccccagtGTGCTTCCAGCAGTAGGGAGGCTGAATTGTTGATATATTGGGATAGACAGTTTATCCTGCAGAGTACAGGTTGACATGTTCCCCCTGTGGCTAGGGGGAGAGGCCTTAAGAGCTGTGAATCCTGGTGTTCAGGATCATGGGggttaagaaaatgttttgcacTTGTCTTTTTACAAACATTAAGCACATTTGTGAAGCCTTCACAATTATATCTTTAGAGGAAACCAGAGGAAGAAAGCCCCCGGAAAGATGATGCAAAGAAAGCCAAACAAGAGCCAGAGATGAATGGAGGCAGTGGGGATGCTGTCCCCAGTGGAAATGAAGTTTCGGAAAAcatggaggaggaggtgggcagtTAAGCAGGGCTTGGTCTCTTGCCTCATCCCCTTGTTCTCAGTCTTCCCAAAGTGCATGCTCCCACTTTGAGCTTGTTTGGATTGCTTGAGTGCAACCCTCACAATGATTGTGCAGGAAGCAGTTTGGTTATGGAGTATAGGATGTCTCACTGACAAGCAGAACCTATTTACCACACGTCCCCTCTAATGAATGTATAATTATTGGTTCTGTCAGCCCAATTATCACACAGAATTCAAGAAATGGACTTGTTCTTTGTGGTTACTGCCCTCCTAGTTATAGGGAGCAAAGCAGAGTTTGGGGGATCCGTGTTTACTTCCTGACTGAGGCCTGCTTGGTTGTATAAGATGTAATGGCTCAAACTAGGGTCACTGTTTGTCTTCCAGGCTGAGAATCAAGGTGAAAGCCGAGCCGCAGTGGAGGGAACAGTGGAGGCTGGAGCTACAGTTGAAAGCACTGCATGTTAAGAGAGGGAGCAGAGCCTTCCTCCCAAGGGAAAGCGTTTTtgtatataatgtattttttcacTTTTGGGGGATTCTTTTTGTATAACTTCAATAAAGATTGTAAGCAAAGGTTGAGGCTTTGatggtttttttcttaaatactgGCTGAAGCTGTGCCTTGCTTGCAGCACTCCAGGTTTAAAATGGTGGccaaaggtcttttttttttgcctctgtaCTGATCCATGTTGGAGATTCTAATCCCAATTCTTGTCTAACATGGACATGATTACATCCAATGgtgctatatttttttctattttcaaatacttGACTGAACCCAGCTGTCTTGCAAACCTTCAGTGTGGTGCTGTCCTGGATGGGGACTCCAAAAACAAGACTTGGTGAAGACATTGCTCTTTGGTACCGAAAATGGACAATGGACTTTGGCTGTAAGCCAGGCCTTGGGTGGTACCTGTCTTCTATCCATCTTGTCTCCAGTTGGAGCCATAATCCTGTCAGGAAAAAGAACTTTGAAGAAAACTTGGGAAAGTGAGCCCTGAGGAAAGTAGTTGGTGTGTTTAATCGTAGACAATTGAGCTCTTTGGTTTGAAAGTGTCTGAGGGAATGGTGATGGACACTTTTGATATGGTTGGAAGAATCTGTGGGGAGGCTGGCTAGTTGAGTTAcatctgttattttctgtatAGAAAGGCCTACATCAACACTTGGAATTGTTACCCTCTCTGCAGTTTTGAGTTCTCAAATAAAGACGCTAAATAGCTGCTGGTCTGGAATTGTGTTTAAAGATCTTACAGTGGGATCCTATGCTGCCTTGGAGCGTTTCAGTGTGGGATGTGGGGTTGAAAGGCAAAAACTAGCCCATCTAGTCCGAGGAGGCTGGTAGTCAGGGCACTGGTATTAATGCCATTTCATTGGACTCAGCCAAGGTGTAGGGCTTGTGTAAGACCCTGACTGAGCTGTCTCTGACCTAACCCTTAGTTTAAGAACCTGTTATGGACCAGGCACTATTTGCATCTGAATTCCAAACAGTGCCTGTCCTACATTACCTAAGGGAATTTAACTTAATAATTCTAGTACTCATAAGGCTACTCTCCTTTACTGGACAGACAGTAGGTTAGAACCTGTTGTTTTTAACATCCAATGTTGAAGGAAGGGAGCTATGCTGACCCCCAAGTGAACCCCATTTTtcagagtttatttttttctcaaaataatacaGAATAGTTGGAGTTTTTCTGGGCTGGTCACAGTAACTCATGGCTGCTGAATCTCTGGCTTTGAACTTCCTTCCTGAAGGTGCCCTTGTATGGTCCATGTCCTGaggcttctttcttcttttttggtcaGGACAGTCATGACATACTTAGCTCCCAGGCCCTTGACCTTCTTAGGTTGACACTGGGATCTAGGACTAGGCCTAGTTATCTAATTTTAGCTAGATCTCATATGCGACCCGACTTGGGAGGAACCTCATTGGGCTGGGGCCCTACCCTGGAATAGAGCAAGGATCAGGAACTCTGTTTATGGGGACCTTGTGAGCCAGGAAGACTTCCTGGCAGCAGTGCTGaggaagctgggatttgaatggAAAAGTTTGACAATAAAACTCGCTTTGGCAAGACCCAGGTGGGAATTACTTTAGATAGTTCCTTCAGGTGGAATTAAAGAATACCCCTCACTCCCGTCACCTTTCTGAttgcttcctatgtgccaggcaatatgGTAAATGCCCAAcatactcatttaatcctcatgttAATCTATTTTGCAAAAGGAAAACGGGTACAGAAAGGTCAAGTATTTGTAGGAGGTGGCAAAGCTGTGGTTGGAGCTCATATTTTGCACTCATAACCTATTTTCTTCTAGGCTCTATGTCAGAAAATAGTAAATCTGCAGGTCTTGGAGTAGGCCTCAGTCTAATCCCTAGTCCTGTGCATGTGAAAATGCTCATATTCACATTTGCCTGGGCTCAGAAACCTGGTGGGGGTGGGTCAAAGCTGTGGTGAGGGCCCAAACCCTTGTGTCTATCCTTAACTCTGCCAAGGGGCTCTTCTGCAGGAGGTGGAGGATCAGCAAAgccagctgtgggagtgagggaATTGGCTTCCAGTGAAGATGAGCTGgacacctgtgaaatggggagaaGACAGGTCTTTAGCAAGACTAGAGATTAAGAGCACAGGTTCTGGAGTGAGACTACCTTAACTACTTACTGTGCACCAAATTAACCTGGTCTTGCTTTGATAGAGATgatgtgaggatcaaatgaggtagtgactggcacatagcagTCAATAAAGGCTGGCTGTTAACCACGCCATTCATACCTGTGGTGTCCCTAGCTCCAGTTGGGCCCTCACCATGGGTGGGTATTTGTACTCGTGGGCACTTGCTGGATTGATCTCCGCCCGTGTCTGGACACCTGTGTCTCTCGCATTCACCAGCCGCAAAAAGAGCTCAGCCTGACCTGCCTGGGGAGAGGTGAAATTGTACTGCACCTGCACCTTAGAGGAGGAGACCCAGTTCCCACCCTCCACACTCACCTGGGGAATCCCATTCAGCTGCCCGAGGCTAAGGCTGGAGTCCCGAGGAAGAGCCCGAAGTGGGAGGCGCCAATGGCCACTTAGCACCCGCTGATCTTGGTCAAATAGCACCAGTGAGGCCCAAGCCTTTGGCTGTGGTGCTCTAGCCCCTGCCAGCCCCTGCCAGGCCTGTAGCTCACAGACCAAGGATACTGATGGTGACGGTGGCAGTCTGTAGAACAACCAGAGGTGTTGGAAGCCAGAGCTGCAGTCCCTTCCTTGGACTCAGCCCTCAGAGCCAAAAGTCCCcatatacagatgagaaaacagcagaatgaGGGACAAGCTTCAGTTGTGGCAAAGTACCAAAGTCATGATCCCTACCTACTAACCTGGGCACAGGTTGCCTGCTGGCGAGGATGGCACAGTTGCCCGTGGGCCCAGGAGCTGGAGGTGGGGGTAAGCAAAGGGCTGGGGGCAATGCTGTGGTCGGTCCTGTATCCTGTCCATCTCGGGCCAAACCAGTCATTAGCTGCACCCAAATCCAAGAAACCTCGAGGCCCCACAGGAAGTCATAGAAAATGACCAGGCCAGCCCTGGGGCACAAAAATCCAAGCACACAAACACAACTCTTCTCACCCTCCCTTTCCTCAGCCAGTTCCCCAACCCTAGCTGGCCGTAGTGGGTCCCCTTAAGCAGAGGTGGTCAAGTCACAGAGGATCTCAAAGGAGGGTTCAGGTCTCACCCGGGGTCGTATGGTGCAGGGCCCAGCGTATCAGATGTGGGCAGCAGGAACCGTGGGTCCAGGCCCAGGTCTCTGGTCATGGTTCCAAGAAGCTGCGGCTGCAAGGAAAAGAGCTGACTCCTCCAGAAAGCCTCCTAGCTCCCATACTCCCCCAACTACACAGAGCAGAgctgcctgccccaccccctgGGTCCTCACAGGCTTTCCCAAGCCACCCAAGAACTGGACATCGGTGGAGCCTGGAGCTGGCGGCTGCGGGGGCGCCATCGGCGGCAGGAGGAGTGGAGGATCTCTCCTCCCCCTCAGGCGTGGGTTGGGACTGGCCAGGAGTTGGGGTTCCGCTGGCCCTAGGAGCAGAGGACGAGTTAGGGCGCCCCTGAGCGGGATGAAGCAGGTAACTGGGTTGAGATCCCCTTCCCCGAGAGCCGAGCCCACAAATGGATCCACAGTCACGGGGATAAAGGGACACACACGTTGAGATTAGGGTGGACATGAACAGACGAGGCACAAAGCTTCATTCCCTATGCACCCCCTTCCCCTGACGGGCCTGCTGGGAACCTGGGGAGGACTGGGTGGGATGGGGTAGGGGTGCGCACTGACCCCAGGGCGCCCTGCCTGGGCTCCTCTGCGTCTGCAAGGCCAGGATTTCTGCCTCCAGGCGCCGGTTTTCAGCTTCCACTACTAGAAGCTCCCCCGAGGTGGCACCTCCCCTTCCTGCGAGGAACAAATCTGACCTGTCACCTTTGATACCGGTGACCGGTGGGTACGGCTCCGAGCAGCTCTCCAGCGTTAGGCCTCTTAGGAAAAGGCTAGACTGTCAGCTCACGTTCTAGCCGCGGTCACAAAGACCATGTGGGTTTCCTACCTTGAGGCGTTTGACCATGCCAACGGCGCCCACCCTCAGGCCCTTTTCTCCTCCCACGACTAAGACCATGGCGCCGAGAGGCCCTCCTGGCTGGCCCTTCCTCCTGTTCACCCACCCCTGCGTGTCCGCGACCGCCGCAGCTCCAGTGCTGACGCCTCCACTTGCAACTGCCACATCTGGCCCAGAACGCCGGGGTCCCGGCCCCCGCCTCGAATGTAGGCCTTCCGTAGGGCCCTACGGAGGGGGCGGACACGAAAGCGGTCTTTCCAGGACTGATGAAAACTTCTCCCCTTGCCCGTCCCGGGCCCCGGACCTCACCCGATCTCGGCAGCCAGAGTCCCTGGGTTGGCCTGGAGCACCGGACAATAGAGTTCTGCCTCTAGCCAGGCGTTCAACCGGGTCCTAGGGTGGGCGGGGACGTACGGCGAGACCGCGTCAAGGACGTTAACCTCGGCCTCCAGCCGCCCCGCCCTCCCGtcacgccccgcccccagccgCGCGCCCCCCGTCCCGGCTTGGTTCGGGTCTCACCCCGGCTGGGAGTGCAGCTCTTGAACGTGCGCCCCCAACACCTCTAGATCCCCTCGCGTCCGCCCGGTCTCTGCCCGGAGTTCTCGAAGCTCCCGCTCCAGCCCAAATAGGCGGGATATTCCGCCCCGCGCCCGGGCCACAGCTTGGAGGCGCCGGCGCAGTTCTGAGGGAGAGAGGGACCGAGTCAGAACGGTCCAAACCACCTTAAGCCAAATGGAGGGGAGCGTGTCCCCGGCCCCCCTCTTCCTTCACCCTCGCCGCGTCGCTCCAGCGCCCGGCTCTGTGCTTCTGTCTCCGCTACGCGCCTTGAGCGAGTCCGGTGCAGCGCCCGCAGCCGCTCCCCGGGGCTCCCTGCAGCCTGGCAGGCGGTGGGCTGAGGCGGCGCCGCGGACCCTTGTGTTATCCAGGGTCGCATTTCCTGTAGGGATAGCCGCAGCCGCCGCACCTGGAGGTAACAGTGGTTCGCCACCTCCGTGTTGGGGTACTCTGTCCACGTATGATCTACAGGTTATACTTTGAGCCATGGGGAATGGCGGGTGGCCGTACCTCCTCTGTTAAACTCTTTAGAGTAGATTGGCTGGCCTCCTGGACTTCTTGTGGCACTACCTGGGGACAGGGTATAGGATGACAAGTCCTGAGGATTCGGCTCCCTTGAATACTCACCCGTGGCCACGGAGGCAGCCCTTACCGCGGCACCCCGTGGTTCTGTGGCTACTGAGGACTGTGCTCCTAGTGTCATCTCTTGGGTTAGGCGGCCAATGCAGAAGCGCTGAGTGTGGGTGGCCAGCAGGGCCCAGGACCGGAAAGCCATGTCACAAGACCCACAGTGCAAGAGCCCTGGTTCCCCAGAATGGGAGGCCATGGCATGAGACCTGCAGAAGACGGGACAGAGGGTaggggaaaggcagagaaggATGAAAGAGACAGCCAGAGCAGAAAGGAAAGACCAGGTCTTTTGGTTCTACAAGATCTTTAAGTTTGTTTGGGGAGGAGCCTTAGCTCCCTGGGCAGCAACTACAGGCCTGGGCAGGTCAGGAGAATGGATGGGGAAGCCGTGGTCACCTTTGGGAGGAGCccctggcttggaaaagtgtcacAACGTTTGTTCCACCTTATTGCATGAGTTTGGGCAAGTATGTAATGCACCCTGGTTTCCTGGCTTATAATAAAGGGTAACAAACAGTTGCCTCCTAACTAGCTGTGCCCGTATTACTTCACTGACTCCATCACTGGCCATTAATTGGCAAGTGTCTTTTTCATGGCTGTATTCCTAAATGTATTAAATGATAGTGCCATTCTccagtccagggaacacctggAAGAGGAGGCAGTCTGCCCTTTTgggaattttttgttgttgctgttgttaaaagatgactggtaaggggatcttaacccttgacttggtgttatcagcaccatgctctcccgaatgagccacaggccggccctccccCAAGTTAGGACTGGGCAAGTTGCAGTGTTTCAAAGTATGTGATCTCAGTCTAGATTAATTCCAACTGAGAAAAGGAGTACATTTTTAGAAATACGTTCTGAGAAGGCTAGTAAATGGCAAAGCTCAAATCTCAACTCCAAGTTTAATACTTTTGCAATATATTAGTTCATTT
The sequence above is drawn from the Cynocephalus volans isolate mCynVol1 chromosome 8, mCynVol1.pri, whole genome shotgun sequence genome and encodes:
- the NASP gene encoding nuclear autoantigenic sperm protein isoform X2, with product MATESTATAAELVSADKIEEDAPAPSTSADKVESLDVDSEAKKLLGLGQKHLVMGDIPAAVNAFQEAASLLGKKYGETANECGEAFFFYGKSLLELARMENGVLGNALEGVHVEEEEGEKTEDESLVENNDNIDETEGSEEEDKENDKAEETPNDSILDNKSLQENEEEEIGNLELAWDMLDLAKIIFKRQETKEAQLYAAQAHLKLGEVSVESENYIQAVEEFQACLNLQEQYLEAHDRLLAETHYQLGLAYGYNSQYDEAVAQFSKSIEVIEKRMAVLNERMKEAEGSPTEYEKEIEELKELLPEIREKIEDAKESQHSGNVAELALKATLVESSTSGFTPSGGGSSVSMIGSRKPTDGASSSNCVTDISHLVRKKRKPEEESPRKDDAKKAKQEPEMNGGSGDAVPSGNEVSENMEEEAENQGESRAAVEGTVEAGATVESTAC
- the CCDC17 gene encoding coiled-coil domain-containing protein 17: MASHSGEPGLLHCGSCDMAFRSWALLATHTQRFCIGRLTQEMTLGAQSSVATEPRGAAVVPQEVQEASQSTLKSLTEEVRRLRLSLQEMRPWITQGSAAPPQPTACQAAGSPGERLRALHRTRSRRVAETEAQSRALERRGEELRRRLQAVARARGGISRLFGLERELRELRAETGRTRGDLEVLGAHVQELHSQPGTRLNAWLEAELYCPVLQANPGTLAAEIGALRKAYIRGGGRDPGVLGQMWQLQVEASALELRRSRTRRGRGGATSGELLVVEAENRRLEAEILALQTQRSPGRAPWGPAEPQLLASPNPRLRGRRDPPLLLPPMAPPQPPAPGSTDVQFLGGLGKPPQLLGTMTRDLGLDPRFLLPTSDTLGPAPYDPGAGLVIFYDFLWGLEVSWIWVQLMTGLARDGQDTGPTTALPPALCLPPPPAPGPTGNCAILASRQPVPRLPPSPSVSLVCELQAWQGLAGARAPQPKAWASLVLFDQDQRVLSGHWRLPLRALPRDSSLSLGQLNGIPQAGQAELFLRLVNARDTGVQTRAEINPASAHEYKYPPMVSSSSSLEANSLTPTAGFADPPPPAEEPLGRVKDRHKGLGPHHSFDPPPPGF